From Halalkalicoccus sp. CG83, one genomic window encodes:
- the mtnP gene encoding S-methyl-5'-thioadenosine phosphorylase — translation MIGFIGGSGIYDALPLENTREEEIDTPYGEPSAPVTIGEFGTTGREVAFLPRHGPDHGASPTDLPYRANMYALKTVGVTHVFASNAVGSLREDLEPGTLVIPDQIFDRTRHREMSFYGDGVVVHQPFTRPYSPSLVDHLTEAATEATDADVAKGGTYVCIEGPQYSTRAESEFYRAQGWDLVGMTAIPEAKLAREAEIAYATVAGVTDYDVWKEDSEVTLEEVLENAERNQNAIEATVEEAIRTLPEDHECPAHSSLEGTVNTPSKAIPEGTRERVEPLLGEYL, via the coding sequence ATGATCGGTTTCATCGGCGGGAGTGGGATCTACGACGCACTGCCGCTCGAGAACACCCGCGAGGAGGAGATCGACACGCCCTACGGCGAACCGAGCGCGCCCGTGACGATCGGCGAGTTCGGGACGACGGGGAGGGAGGTCGCCTTTCTCCCGCGCCACGGCCCGGACCACGGCGCCTCTCCGACGGACCTCCCCTATCGCGCGAACATGTACGCACTCAAGACGGTCGGCGTCACCCACGTCTTCGCCTCGAACGCCGTCGGCTCGCTGCGCGAGGACCTGGAGCCGGGCACGCTCGTGATCCCCGATCAGATCTTCGACCGGACGCGCCATCGGGAGATGTCGTTCTACGGCGACGGCGTCGTCGTCCACCAGCCGTTCACACGGCCCTACAGTCCGTCGCTGGTCGATCACCTCACGGAGGCCGCGACCGAGGCGACGGACGCGGACGTCGCGAAGGGCGGGACCTACGTCTGCATCGAGGGGCCGCAGTACTCCACTCGCGCCGAGAGCGAGTTCTACCGCGCACAGGGCTGGGATCTGGTGGGCATGACCGCGATCCCGGAGGCGAAACTCGCCCGCGAGGCCGAGATCGCCTACGCGACCGTCGCGGGCGTCACGGACTACGACGTCTGGAAGGAGGACAGCGAGGTCACCCTCGAGGAGGTGCTCGAGAACGCCGAGCGCAACCAGAACGCGATCGAGGCAACCGTCGAGGAGGCGATCCGGACCCTGCCCGAGGACCACGAGTGTCCGGCCCACTCCTCGCTCGAGGGGACGGTCAACACCCCCTCGAAGGCGATCCCTGAAGGAACGCGCGAGCGCGTCGAACCGTTGCTCGGAGAGTACCTCTGA
- a CDS encoding PhzF family phenazine biosynthesis protein: MTEESRALRVAVVDAFTDEPLSGNAAGVVPEAGGLTDDQRLAVARELAVSETAFLTESDRADRRIRYYTPATEVDLCGHATIASHARLFEEGEIDAGTHSLETNVGVLDVEVTEAGVVWMSQDEPSVERVDLDYERVAAALGIDPAALADVGRDLPLAVASTGLPFLVVPVNFLATLGDVEPDHGAIEALCSAVDAAGLYAFTFDTLGTDSTLHARAFVPSAGIPEDPVTGTASGAAGAYLRRFDAFGDDLPDEMCFEQGHFLDRPGEVRVRVDGAVRVGGRAESALSGTLRLPDSGEEEIVEA, from the coding sequence ATGACCGAGGAGAGCCGAGCGCTCCGCGTCGCCGTCGTCGACGCGTTCACCGACGAGCCGCTCTCGGGCAACGCCGCGGGGGTCGTCCCCGAGGCGGGGGGACTGACCGACGACCAGCGGTTGGCGGTCGCGCGCGAACTCGCGGTGAGCGAGACCGCGTTCCTGACCGAGAGCGACCGTGCGGACCGTCGGATCCGCTACTACACGCCCGCCACGGAGGTGGATCTCTGTGGTCACGCGACGATCGCGAGCCACGCCCGCCTCTTCGAGGAGGGGGAGATCGACGCGGGTACCCACAGCCTGGAGACGAACGTCGGGGTGCTCGACGTCGAGGTCACCGAGGCGGGCGTCGTCTGGATGAGCCAGGACGAGCCGAGCGTCGAGCGCGTCGACCTCGACTACGAGCGGGTCGCGGCCGCGCTGGGGATCGATCCCGCGGCGCTCGCTGACGTCGGGAGGGACCTGCCGCTGGCGGTCGCCTCGACCGGGCTCCCCTTCCTGGTCGTGCCGGTGAACTTCCTCGCGACCCTCGGCGACGTCGAGCCCGACCACGGTGCGATCGAGGCCCTCTGTTCGGCGGTCGACGCGGCCGGCCTCTACGCGTTCACCTTCGACACGCTCGGAACCGACTCGACGCTCCACGCCCGGGCGTTCGTGCCGTCCGCGGGAATCCCCGAGGACCCGGTGACGGGCACGGCCAGCGGAGCGGCGGGTGCGTACCTCCGTCGGTTCGATGCGTTCGGCGACGACCTCCCCGACGAGATGTGCTTCGAGCAGGGTCACTTCCTCGACCGGCCGGGCGAGGTCCGCGTTCGGGTCGACGGGGCGGTTCGGGTCGGCGGCCGGGCCGAGAGCGCGCTCTCGGGGACGCTCCGGCTTCCCGACTCGGGCGAGGAAGAGATCGTCGAGGCGTAG
- the mfnA gene encoding tyrosine decarboxylase MfnA, which produces MQRAESAPKPQSFDRVLSSMCTPPHPDAREAAERFLATNPGDPATYAGVAELEERAIELLGEIASLAEPHGYVASGGTEANIQAVRAARNLTAGDVNVVAPESAHFSFRKAAELLGVELRLVPTVDGRADLAALEAAIDAETALVVAVAGTTEYGRVDPIPEIAALAEERDVRMHVDAAWGGFYLPFADREWSFADARIDTMTIDPHKLGRAAVPAGGFLAREQRTLDALAVETPYLESRSQISLTGTRSGAGVASTVAACEALWPDGYREEYERARANAEWLAEECAARGLDVVEPELPIVAADVPEVSFDALREAGWRISRTGAGELRVVCMPHVTRGVLERFLADLDRYVTGS; this is translated from the coding sequence ATGCAGCGGGCCGAGTCGGCGCCGAAGCCACAGTCGTTCGATCGCGTGCTCTCGTCGATGTGTACGCCGCCACACCCCGACGCACGCGAGGCGGCCGAGCGCTTCCTCGCGACGAACCCGGGCGATCCGGCCACGTACGCGGGCGTCGCCGAACTCGAGGAGCGAGCGATCGAGCTCCTGGGCGAGATCGCCTCCCTGGCGGAGCCCCACGGCTACGTCGCCAGTGGCGGTACCGAGGCGAACATCCAGGCGGTCCGGGCCGCGCGCAACCTCACAGCGGGCGACGTCAACGTCGTCGCTCCCGAGAGCGCCCACTTCAGCTTCCGGAAGGCGGCGGAACTCCTGGGCGTGGAGCTTCGGCTCGTGCCGACGGTCGACGGCCGGGCCGACCTCGCGGCGCTCGAGGCGGCGATCGACGCGGAGACGGCGCTGGTCGTCGCGGTCGCGGGCACCACCGAGTACGGCCGGGTCGACCCCATCCCCGAGATCGCCGCGCTGGCCGAGGAACGGGACGTGCGCATGCACGTCGACGCCGCCTGGGGCGGGTTCTACCTCCCCTTCGCCGACCGCGAGTGGAGCTTCGCCGACGCCCGGATCGACACGATGACCATCGACCCCCATAAGCTCGGCCGGGCCGCGGTACCCGCGGGCGGCTTTCTCGCGCGCGAGCAGCGCACCCTCGACGCGCTCGCGGTCGAGACCCCCTATCTGGAGTCGCGGAGCCAGATCTCGTTGACGGGGACGCGAAGCGGGGCGGGCGTGGCGAGCACCGTCGCCGCCTGCGAGGCGCTCTGGCCCGACGGCTACCGAGAGGAGTACGAACGCGCGCGGGCGAACGCCGAGTGGCTCGCGGAGGAGTGCGCGGCTCGCGGACTCGACGTCGTCGAGCCCGAGCTGCCGATCGTCGCCGCGGACGTTCCCGAGGTCTCGTTCGACGCGCTGCGCGAGGCCGGCTGGCGGATCTCGCGGACCGGCGCGGGCGAGCTGCGCGTGGTCTGTATGCCCCACGTCACCCGCGGCGTCCTCGAACGGTTCCTCGCGGATCTCGATCGGTACGTCACCGGGAGCTAA
- a CDS encoding ScpA family protein, whose product MTDANLDAAPPPTTEDDDAVEPVELLVQLAEEGEIEPWDIDIVEVTDAFLAKLDAADLRTSGRALFYASVLLRMKSDEMLASDEQEEEEAFDDWEAELGMGMGMDDPDAPPAEDPIAGLEAEMERRLERKQARGSPETLDELVRELRDAERDSWWKESREYDTSGSPRGFQRGTQTLDYHSADEFRAEDEPTADDVTGTAHGEDIEETIDRVYEALDDQYSAGRDEVLFAEIETTGGSRVETFLALLFLSHRGQVRLQQDELFGDLWIRNPAAVSEANEAVAD is encoded by the coding sequence ATGACTGACGCGAATCTCGACGCCGCGCCTCCGCCGACGACCGAGGACGACGACGCCGTCGAGCCCGTCGAGCTGCTCGTCCAGCTCGCCGAGGAGGGCGAGATCGAGCCCTGGGACATCGACATCGTCGAGGTGACCGACGCCTTCCTCGCGAAGCTCGACGCCGCGGACCTGCGGACCTCGGGCAGAGCGCTGTTCTACGCGAGCGTCCTGCTCCGGATGAAGAGCGACGAGATGCTCGCGTCGGACGAGCAAGAGGAGGAGGAAGCGTTCGACGACTGGGAGGCCGAGCTGGGGATGGGCATGGGAATGGACGATCCCGATGCCCCGCCCGCGGAGGACCCGATCGCGGGCCTCGAGGCGGAGATGGAGCGACGTCTCGAGCGCAAACAGGCCCGCGGGTCGCCCGAGACGCTCGACGAGCTGGTGAGGGAGCTTCGCGACGCCGAGCGCGACTCGTGGTGGAAGGAGTCCCGGGAGTACGACACCAGCGGTTCGCCGCGCGGGTTCCAGCGGGGCACCCAGACGCTCGACTACCACTCGGCCGACGAGTTCCGCGCCGAGGACGAGCCCACCGCCGATGACGTCACCGGGACGGCCCACGGCGAGGACATCGAGGAGACCATCGACCGGGTGTACGAGGCGCTCGACGACCAGTACAGCGCCGGCCGCGACGAGGTGCTGTTCGCGGAGATCGAGACCACCGGCGGTTCGCGCGTGGAGACGTTCCTCGCGCTGCTCTTCCTCTCCCACCGGGGCCAGGTCCGCCTCCAGCAGGACGAGCTGTTCGGCGACCTCTGGATCCGGAACCCGGCTGCGGTGAGCGAGGCGAACGAGGCGGTCGCGGACTGA
- a CDS encoding CBS domain-containing protein: MSEIETTVDEIMTTPPRSIDADATVASAARALTERGIGSLVVGEDRIEGIITETDVVASIVEEHDPARMSVRELMSSPVVTARPTDTVRRAGELMGKNQVKKLPVTEEGRPVGIVTTTDLAHFLPRQRVQMAARPESEIREGEFE, from the coding sequence ATGAGCGAGATCGAAACCACCGTCGACGAGATCATGACGACCCCACCCCGATCGATCGACGCTGACGCGACCGTCGCCTCGGCCGCCCGCGCGCTCACTGAACGGGGGATCGGGTCGCTCGTCGTCGGCGAGGACCGCATCGAGGGGATCATCACCGAGACCGACGTCGTGGCCAGCATCGTCGAGGAACACGATCCGGCGAGGATGTCCGTTCGCGAGCTAATGTCGAGTCCCGTCGTCACCGCGAGGCCGACCGACACCGTGCGCAGGGCCGGTGAACTGATGGGCAAGAACCAGGTCAAGAAGCTCCCGGTCACCGAGGAGGGCAGGCCCGTCGGCATCGTCACCACGACCGACCTCGCCCACTTCCTTCCCCGACAACGGGTCCAGATGGCGGCCCGCCCGGAGTCGGAGATCAGGGAGGGAGAGTTCGAGTAG
- a CDS encoding phosphoribosyltransferase → MSDLPDEFKCTITNWEYIYGLCRAVSTDVKRSEFEPDVVVALARGGWFAGRCICDFLGLDDLTSLKMEHYVGTAQASDEPQIRYPMPEGSVEGKDVLIIDDIADTGGSIERAHEYVTERDANEVRTGTLQLLQTSEFEPDFVGERLEEWAWVVYPWNFIEDMIDLIGGVMEKGDGETFSPEEIRQLLGEFHQVERIQMEIAQPNRLNEVLVEMERRDAIERNGANEWRLLDD, encoded by the coding sequence ATGTCCGACCTCCCCGACGAGTTCAAGTGCACCATCACCAACTGGGAGTACATCTACGGTCTCTGTCGCGCGGTGAGCACCGACGTCAAACGCTCGGAGTTCGAGCCCGACGTCGTCGTCGCGCTGGCCCGGGGCGGCTGGTTCGCGGGTCGGTGCATCTGTGACTTCCTCGGTCTGGACGATCTGACGAGCCTGAAGATGGAACACTACGTCGGCACGGCCCAGGCGAGCGACGAGCCCCAGATCCGCTACCCCATGCCCGAGGGATCGGTCGAAGGCAAGGACGTACTCATCATCGACGACATCGCCGACACCGGCGGCTCGATCGAGCGCGCCCACGAATACGTCACCGAACGCGACGCCAACGAGGTACGCACCGGCACGCTCCAGCTGCTCCAGACCAGCGAGTTCGAGCCCGACTTCGTCGGCGAACGCCTCGAGGAGTGGGCCTGGGTCGTCTATCCCTGGAACTTCATCGAGGACATGATCGACCTGATCGGCGGCGTGATGGAGAAGGGCGACGGCGAGACGTTCTCCCCCGAGGAGATCCGCCAACTGCTCGGGGAGTTCCACCAGGTCGAGCGCATCCAGATGGAGATCGCCCAGCCCAACCGGCTGAACGAGGTGCTCGTCGAGATGGAGCGCCGTGACGCCATCGAGCGCAACGGCGCAAACGAGTGGCGTCTCCTCGACGACTGA
- the ppsA gene encoding phosphoenolpyruvate synthase produces the protein MAVTWLEDIGSDDLETVGGKGASLGELTGAGLPVPSAFIVTAGTYREFVENAGIDGELDAAVDVDVEDSKALAGAAERAKELILGTSFPEELREEVLSAYDAFEDEPFVAVRSSATAEDLPDASFAGQQETFLNVDREGLLDRVKECWASLFTQRAIYYRKRQGFDAEEVNIAVVVQRMVDAEKSGVMFTSHPSTGDPRIIVEAAWGLGEAVVSGSVSPDNYVLDRETGRVEEETIATKKLMCVRDEESGETVEREVPEGKRTERVLDDDELAELIELGERVESHYETPQDVEWAIADGDVFMLQSRPITTIAGGEIEEADSSGREGIADGNGQAQGQSGEFAEREERGHDEPAEGEELVHGLGSSPGTVSGTARIVTKLDQLDKVEEGDIIVTEMTTPDMVPAMKRAVGIVTDEGGMTSHAAIVSRELGVPAVVGTGNATTVIEDGQRITIDGERGSVEAGAVASDEDEERVKREAVEEVRPETPVKPMTATEVKVNVSIAEAAERAAATGADGVGLLRLEHMVLSLGKTPGKYIADNGEKAYVDEIVQGIRAVADEFYPRPVRVRTLDAPTDEFRQLEGGEDEPHEHNPMLGYRGIRRSLDRPDVFEHELRAFKRLYEMGYDNVEIMFPLVNDANDVRAARRLMEEAGIDSEKRSWGVMIETPASALGIEGMAEAGIDFASFGTNDLTQYTLAVDRNNEHVADRFDELHPAVLELIGSTIETCREHGVKTSICGQAGSKPKMVQFLVNAGVSSISANIDAVRDVQHEAKRIEQKLLLDSIR, from the coding sequence ATGGCAGTAACCTGGCTGGAGGACATCGGTTCGGACGACCTCGAGACCGTCGGCGGGAAGGGCGCCTCGCTGGGGGAGCTGACGGGTGCGGGGCTTCCGGTTCCGTCGGCGTTCATCGTCACCGCGGGGACCTACCGCGAGTTCGTCGAGAACGCCGGGATCGACGGGGAACTCGACGCCGCCGTCGACGTCGACGTCGAGGACTCCAAGGCCCTCGCCGGCGCCGCGGAGCGTGCGAAGGAGCTCATCCTCGGGACGTCGTTTCCCGAGGAGCTGCGCGAGGAGGTCCTCAGTGCGTACGACGCCTTCGAGGACGAACCGTTCGTCGCCGTGCGCTCCTCGGCGACCGCCGAGGACCTGCCCGACGCCTCCTTCGCCGGCCAGCAGGAGACCTTCCTCAACGTCGACCGCGAGGGACTGCTCGATCGGGTCAAGGAGTGTTGGGCGTCGTTGTTCACCCAGCGAGCGATCTACTACCGCAAACGGCAGGGGTTCGACGCCGAGGAGGTGAACATCGCGGTCGTCGTCCAGCGGATGGTCGACGCGGAGAAGAGCGGCGTGATGTTCACCAGCCACCCCTCGACGGGCGACCCCCGGATCATCGTCGAGGCCGCGTGGGGACTCGGCGAGGCGGTCGTCTCGGGCTCGGTCTCGCCCGATAACTACGTCCTCGATCGCGAGACCGGCCGCGTGGAGGAGGAGACGATCGCCACGAAGAAGCTGATGTGCGTCCGCGACGAGGAGAGCGGCGAGACGGTCGAACGCGAGGTTCCCGAGGGAAAACGGACCGAGCGCGTGCTCGATGACGACGAGCTCGCGGAGCTGATCGAACTCGGCGAGCGCGTCGAAAGCCACTACGAGACCCCGCAGGACGTCGAATGGGCGATCGCCGACGGGGACGTCTTCATGCTCCAGTCGCGACCGATCACGACGATCGCCGGAGGCGAGATCGAGGAGGCCGACTCGAGCGGTCGGGAGGGGATCGCAGACGGCAACGGCCAGGCTCAGGGACAGAGCGGCGAGTTCGCGGAGCGCGAGGAACGCGGACACGACGAGCCGGCCGAGGGCGAGGAGCTCGTCCACGGACTCGGATCGAGCCCGGGAACGGTGAGCGGGACGGCCCGGATCGTCACCAAGCTCGACCAGCTCGACAAGGTCGAGGAGGGCGACATCATCGTCACGGAGATGACGACGCCGGACATGGTGCCGGCGATGAAACGCGCCGTCGGGATCGTCACCGACGAGGGCGGGATGACCTCCCACGCGGCGATCGTCTCGCGCGAGCTCGGCGTTCCCGCCGTGGTCGGCACCGGCAACGCCACCACGGTCATCGAGGACGGCCAGCGCATCACCATCGACGGCGAGCGCGGCAGCGTCGAGGCGGGCGCGGTCGCGAGCGACGAGGACGAAGAGCGGGTGAAACGGGAGGCGGTCGAGGAGGTCCGCCCCGAGACGCCCGTGAAGCCGATGACCGCCACCGAGGTGAAGGTGAACGTCTCCATAGCGGAAGCCGCGGAGCGCGCCGCCGCGACGGGGGCCGACGGGGTCGGCCTGCTCCGGCTCGAGCACATGGTCCTCTCGCTCGGCAAGACGCCGGGGAAATACATCGCCGACAACGGCGAGAAGGCCTACGTCGACGAGATCGTCCAGGGGATCCGGGCGGTGGCCGACGAGTTCTACCCGCGGCCCGTCCGCGTTCGAACCCTCGACGCGCCGACCGACGAGTTCCGTCAGCTCGAGGGTGGCGAGGACGAGCCCCACGAGCACAACCCGATGCTCGGCTATCGGGGCATCCGGCGGAGCCTCGATCGACCCGACGTGTTCGAACACGAGCTCCGAGCGTTCAAGCGGCTCTACGAGATGGGCTACGACAACGTCGAGATCATGTTCCCCCTGGTCAACGACGCGAACGACGTCCGCGCCGCCCGCCGGCTAATGGAGGAGGCAGGCATCGACTCGGAGAAGCGTTCCTGGGGCGTGATGATCGAGACGCCCGCGAGCGCGCTGGGCATCGAGGGAATGGCTGAGGCGGGCATCGACTTCGCCTCGTTCGGTACCAACGACCTCACCCAGTACACGCTCGCGGTCGACCGCAACAACGAACACGTCGCGGACCGGTTCGACGAGCTCCACCCCGCCGTTCTAGAGTTGATCGGCAGCACCATCGAGACCTGCCGGGAACACGGCGTGAAGACGAGCATCTGCGGGCAGGCGGGCTCGAAGCCCAAGATGGTGCAGTTCCTCGTCAACGCCGGCGTGAGCTCGATCAGCGCGAACATCGACGCGGTTCGTGACGTTCAGCACGAGGCAAAGCGCATAGAACAAAAGTTGCTTCTCGATTCGATCCGCTGA
- a CDS encoding universal stress protein produces the protein MYEIVVGVDANVDRALAQTNAITGLPGHEEIRATLVHVLEDDEGSVEDVESVAEARSALEEAGVDVRAEGAQGDPALCLLDTAERRDADCICVAGRDRSPTGKAIFGSVTQDVIVGTRRPTLVCSAES, from the coding sequence ATGTACGAGATCGTCGTCGGGGTGGACGCGAACGTCGACCGCGCGCTCGCACAGACGAACGCCATCACCGGGCTGCCGGGACACGAGGAGATCCGGGCGACCCTCGTCCACGTCCTCGAGGACGACGAGGGATCGGTCGAGGACGTCGAATCGGTCGCGGAGGCCCGGTCGGCGCTCGAGGAGGCGGGGGTCGACGTGCGGGCCGAGGGTGCGCAGGGCGACCCCGCGCTGTGTCTCCTGGACACGGCCGAGCGACGCGACGCCGACTGCATCTGCGTCGCGGGACGGGACCGCAGTCCGACGGGCAAGGCGATCTTCGGTAGCGTCACGCAGGACGTGATCGTCGGAACGAGGCGTCCGACGCTGGTCTGTAGCGCCGAGTCGTAG
- a CDS encoding DUF7544 domain-containing protein — translation MALYAIDDLEDAWVATREFLTPFSIKRLSVLAVIVLFVGGTSVPGGGGTGGTGGAEPASGSDLEIVRGFLVENLFAIGLLVGAVLAVGLAFLLVGSVMEFVFVESLRTDEVRFWGYARGHFEQGLRLFGFRVALGIVSLLAIAVVAGSGLLAAGTLPTAEVGGLLFALAAFVSGLALVLVAVVDAFTTAFVVPVMLVRDSGVIAGWRAFRSTLVGAWRQYLAYAIAALVLEVVAGIVFGLLLAVVAVVLVIPLAVVVGAVALLAAETLLVAVAVVLGLPFVALLILAALLIQVPIRTYLRYYALFVLGDTDRTLDPIPEVRRAVRSADGRQAAL, via the coding sequence ATGGCGCTGTACGCGATCGACGATCTCGAGGATGCGTGGGTCGCGACCCGCGAGTTTCTCACGCCGTTCTCGATCAAACGGCTATCGGTGCTCGCGGTGATCGTCCTCTTCGTCGGCGGGACGAGCGTTCCGGGCGGCGGCGGGACGGGCGGCACCGGCGGCGCCGAACCCGCCTCGGGTTCGGATCTCGAGATCGTCCGGGGGTTCCTGGTCGAGAACCTGTTCGCCATCGGGCTGCTCGTCGGGGCCGTCCTCGCGGTCGGTCTCGCGTTCCTGCTCGTCGGCTCGGTCATGGAGTTCGTCTTCGTCGAGTCGCTGCGGACCGACGAGGTGCGGTTCTGGGGCTACGCCCGCGGCCACTTCGAGCAGGGGCTCCGGCTGTTCGGCTTCCGGGTGGCGCTGGGGATCGTGAGCCTGCTGGCGATCGCCGTCGTCGCGGGATCGGGGCTGCTCGCCGCCGGGACGCTCCCCACGGCCGAGGTAGGCGGGCTCCTGTTCGCGCTCGCCGCGTTCGTGAGTGGCCTCGCGCTCGTCCTCGTCGCGGTCGTCGACGCCTTCACCACCGCGTTCGTCGTTCCCGTCATGCTCGTGCGCGATTCCGGCGTGATCGCGGGGTGGCGTGCGTTCCGGTCGACGCTCGTCGGGGCGTGGAGGCAGTATCTCGCCTACGCGATCGCCGCCCTCGTACTCGAGGTCGTCGCCGGGATCGTCTTCGGACTCCTGCTGGCCGTCGTCGCGGTCGTCCTCGTGATCCCGCTCGCCGTCGTCGTCGGTGCCGTCGCGCTGCTGGCCGCGGAGACGCTGCTCGTGGCCGTCGCGGTCGTCCTCGGGCTGCCGTTCGTCGCCCTGTTGATCCTCGCCGCGCTCCTGATCCAGGTGCCGATCCGAACGTATCTGCGCTACTACGCGCTGTTCGTCCTCGGCGACACCGACCGGACGCTCGATCCGATCCCCGAGGTCCGTCGGGCGGTCCGATCGGCGGACGGGAGGCAGGCGGCCCTCTGA